GTTCTCGGGCACGACGACGTGATCAGTACTGGCGATGGACATGCGAATGCGAAACCTTCCGGAGTCTCAGTCGGCACGCGCCCGTCAACTCCGTGATTCGCGATTCGCAATACGACCGCCTCAATGCGGTCCACCACGGCAAGGGAGAGTACGCGCCACACGGCGCGCTCTGCAGTGGCGCCGGGCAAGATGGGATCAAACGATCTGCCACCATACGCACTCCGGGCCCCTCAAGGCAAACCGGACTGTCCAGGCGACAGCGGGCCACCGTCCGACGACCGGACGGCATCCCGAGGGCTTCAACCACCCTCCCGCGGGGATTGTTCCCGCCCCCGAAGAAAACCTTCCGGCCCCTGTGAACCTTCCGGCCCCTGTGGACCATCCCGCCCTTGTGAAGCATCCCCACGGCCCTACGCCGGCGAGCCGGCCTCCGGAGCCGGCTCCCGCTGTGCGAGCTGCGGCCCGGGCGGCTCGTGCGCAGACGACGACGGCTCGGGCGTGGGCTCCGGTGACGTCGTCGGCTCCGGGGGCGTCGGCGTGGGCTCCGGTTCGGCCGTGCGGGTGGGTGTCGGCGGCGCCGGCGGCTTCGGCGTGGGCCGCGCCGGCTTCCCCGGCTCGTCACGCCCCGGCACGGCCGGGCTCGCGTCAGCGCTCGGCGACGCCTCGGGGGAGGCCGACTCCCCCGCCCGGCCGCCCTTGCCCTTCTTGTCCTTCCCGCCCTTGCCGCGCTCCCGCTTACCCCCGGCCCCGGCCGCGCCGAACCCGGCACCGCCACCCGACACCGCGGGCCCGCCGTCGGGCGCCTCGCCGCCCCGCTGACCGGCGGAGTGCGACGGCTTGACGCTCCCGCCCGTGTCGTCTCCGACACTCATGCAGCCGGCGGCAGCGGCGACCGCCACGACCGTGGCGGCCAGTCGGACGGGTACGTACAAGGGGCGCACGGGGCCACCTCCGGAAGGGGTGATGGAGTCAACATCTCCAACTCCCGCCGCCCACAAGAGGACACGCGCCCCGTATTCACAACCCGGTCAGCCGTACCCCAGGGCGTGAAGGCGCGCGTCGTCGATGCCGAAGTGGTGGGCGATCTCGTGCACGACGGTGATCTCCGTCTCCGCGACGACGTCCTCCCGCGACTCACACATCCGCAGCGTCGGATTCCGGTAGACGGTGATCCGGTCGGGCAGCACACCGGCGTACCACTCACCCCGGTCGGTCAGCGGAGTCCCCTCGTACAGCCCGAGCAGCTCGGGATCGTCGGAAGGCGGCTCGTCCTCCACGAACACCGCGACGTTGTCCATCAGTCGCGTCAACTCCGGCGGAATCCGGTCGAGCGCCTCGGCGACCAGCTCCTCGAACTCCTCACGCGTCATCTCCAGCACAGGCCCATTGTCGGCCACGACCTCGCCGTACGAGAGCCGTACGGCGCCGCATATCCGGCCCCGGACTTGGGCATACGGGATCAATGGCCCGCGTCCCCGCCGCAGTCCTGAGTGTCCTGAACCCGATCCGCAAGGCCCCGAGCGCCCTGGCGCGCCGTTATCGCTCCCGCCAGGCACCCACCACGATCGAGCTCGTGACGCAGCCGCACCCGTGGACCCGTGCGGTGGGGCTCGTCGCCGTGGTCTTCCTCGGCGCCTGGCTGGGACTGCTGGTCGTGGGCAATGTCCGGGTCCCGGTCGGCCCCATGAACACCACCATGACCCTGCGCCCCTCCTTCACCGGCGGCACCAAGATCAACATCTCGCCGCTGGGTGCCCTCCAGCTGGACAGCCACATCGCCCCCGTCCGCCTGGACGTCAACGTCGACCAGCTCGACCCCGACCGCTCTCAGGCCCTCGTCGACCACCCCGAACGCCTCTCCGGTCTCCAGGACGAGGTCACCGAGGACGTCGGCCGCGGCACCCTCGACCTGGCCGTGCGCTCCGGCGTCGCCGTGGTCGCCGGCGCCAGCGCACTCGGTCTCGCCGTCTACCGCCGCCCGCGCCGCGCCCTGGCCGCCGGCGGTCTCGCCCTCGCCCTGCTCGCCGCCTCGGGCGGCACCGCGTACGCCACCTGGCGGCCCGACTCCGTCCTGGAGCCCAAGTTCTCCGGCCTGCTCACCTCGGCCCCGTCCCTGGTCGGCAACGCGCGCAGCATCGTCACGGAATTCGACGTCTACCAGAAGGAGTTGGCCCGCCTGGTCACCAACGTGACCAAGCTCTACGACGCCACCTCGACGCTGCCCGCCTACGCGCCCGACCCCTCCACGATCCGGGTTCTGCACGTCTCCGACATCCATCTCAACCCGGCGAGCTGGAAGATCATCGCCTCGCTCGTGGAGCAGTACAGGGTCGACGTCATCGTCGACTCCGGCGACACGATGGACCACGGCACCGCCGCCGAGAACGGCTTCCTGGACCCCATCGAGGACCTCGGGGCCCCCTATGTCTGGGTCCGCGGCAACCACGACTCGATGATCACCCAGCGCTACATGGAGGACCTGAAGAACGTCCACGTCCTGGACGACGGAAAGGCGCAGACGATCAAGGGCCTGCGCTTCGCGGGCATCGGCGACCCCCAGTTCACCCCCGACCGCTCGCAGCGGACCGGCGCCGAGCAGACCCAGGAACTGGCCGGCGCACGCCTGGCCACGGCCCTGCGCGACCAGAGCGCCGCGGGCACCCCGGTGGACGTCGCCGTCGCCCACGAGCCGTCCGCCGCCCGCGAGGTGGACGGCGAGGTCCCCCTCGTCCTGGCCGGACACCTCCACCACGACGAGATGGAGGAGCTGCCGTACGGCACCCGGCTGCGGATCGAGGGGTCCACCGGTGGCAGCGGCCTGCGCGCCATCGAGGGCAAGCACCCCGACCCCATCGAGGCGTCGATCCTCTACTTCGACCGCGACACCCGCCACCTCCAGGCCTGGGACGAGATCGAGCTGGGCGGCCTCGGCCTCACGACGGCCGAGGTCAGCCGTCACCTCCCGAAGGAGAACCAGCCCGGCGCGAGCCCGTCCCCCGGCACCCCGTCCGAGGGCACTTCCTCGCCCTCCCCCTAAACCGTTTTGGCGATAGCTCCCGCCATCCCATATGCTTCTCACGTCCCCGACGCGCTGCGAAGCGCACAGGCGGGCCGATAGCCCTCATCGTCTAGCGGCCTAGGACGCCGCCCTTTCAAGGCGGTAGCACGGGTTCGAATCCCGTTGGGGGCACGCACCACCCTGTGCGACACTGTCGTACGAAGCTTGGTCCTGTGGAGCAGTTTGGAGTGCTCGCCACCCTGTCAAGGTGGAGGCCGCGGGTTCAAATCCCGTCAGGACCGCTGAGGTTTCACGTGAAACCTCGTGGCTGGGTAGCTCAGTTGGTACGAGCGTCCGCCTGAAAAGCGGAAGGTCGCCGGTTCGACCCCGGCCCCAGCCACCGCAGCCCCCACCAGGGCCTGAGCCCCTCTCCACCTACACCGGAGAGGGGCTCTTTCGTGCTCTGCCCGTCCGGGCACGGCGAGCTCTGGCCGGCGCCGCTCCGTCCCCCGGGACAAAAGCGTTCGCCATCAAATTCGGCGGGATGAGATCCTGGATCGCGTATGTCTACGCACCCTGCCCCCGCCCTCGGCGCCCTCGCCCCCCGCCTGACCGAGCTGTCCCTGCGCGACGCGCACCGGCTCGGGCGCAGGCTCGAAGGCGCGCGCAAGATCCGTAAGCCGGAGGCCCGGGCCGCCGTGCTCGCCGAGATCGAGGCGGAGGTCGCCAAGGCCGAGGAACGGATGGCCGGCCGGCGCGCCCTCGTGCCCGAGGTCACCTACCCCGAGCAGCTGCCGGTCAGCCAGAAGAAGGACGAGATCGCCGCCGCCATCCGCGACCACCAGGTCGTGATCGTCGCCGGCGAGACCGGCTCCGGCAAGACGACGCAGATCCCGAAGATCTGTCTGGAGCTGGGGCGTGGCGTCCGGGGCATGATCGGGCACACCCAGCCCCGCAGGATCGCCGCCCGCACGGTCGCCGAGCGCGTCGCCGAGGAGCTCGACACACCGCTCGGCGAGGCCGTCGGCTGGAAGGTGCGGTTCACCGACCAGGTGAACCAGGACGCGACCTTCGTCAAGCTCATGACGGACGGCATCCTGCTCGCCGAGATCCAGACCGACCGTGAGCTGCGCGCCTACGACACGATCATCATCGACGAGGCCCACGAGCGGTCCCTCAACATCGACTTCCTGCTGGGCTATCTCGCCCAGCTGCTGCCGAAGCGTCCGGACCTCAAGGTCGTCATCACCTCGGCCACCATCGACCCCGAGCGCTTCTCGCGGCATTTCGGCGACGCCCCGATCGTCGAGGTCAGCGGCCGTACGTACCCCGTGGAGGTCCGCTACCGGCCGCTGCTGGAGGAGGACGGCGACGACGCCGACCGCGACCAGATCACCGCGATCACCGATGCCGTGGAGGAGCTCCAGGCAGAGGGCAAGGGCGACATCCTCGTCTTCCTCTCCGGTGAGCGGGAGATCAGGGACACGGCGGACGCGCTCACCAAGAAGAACTACCGCTTCACGGAGATCCTGCCGCTCTACGCCCGGCTCTCCCATGCCGAGCAGCACCGCGTCTTCCAGCCGCACACCGGCCGCAGGATCGTTCTGGCCACGAACGTCGCCGAGACCTCGCTGACCGTCCCCGGCATCAAGTACGTCATCGACCCGGGCTTCGCGCGGATCTCGCGCTACAGCCATCGCACCAAGGTCCAGCGGCTGCCCATCGAGCCGGTGTCGCAGGCCAGCGCCAACCAGCGCAAGGGCCGCTGCGGCCGTACGTCGGACGGCGTCTGCATCCGGCTGTACAGCGAGGAGGACTTCGAGGCCCGGCCGGAGTTCACGGACGCGGAGATCCTCCGGACGAACCTCGCCTCCGTCATCCTGCAGATGACCGCTGCCGGTCTCGGCGACATCGAGAAGTTCCCCTTCATCGACCCGCCGGACCACCGCAACATCCGTGACGGCGTGCAGCTGCTCCAGGAGCTGAACGCCCTGGATCCGGCGCAGAAGGACCCCCGCAAACGGCTCACGGACACCGGCCGCAAGCTGGCCCAGCTGCCCGTCGACCCCCGGCTGGCCCGGATGGTCCTGGAGGCGGACAAGAACGGCTGTGTACGCGAGGTCATGGTCATAGCCGCCGCGCTGTCCATCCAGGATCCGCGCGAGCGCCCCGCCGACAAACAGGCCCAGGCCGACCAGCAGCACGCCCGCTTCAAGGACGAGACCAGCGACTTCCTGGCCTACCTCAACCTCTGGCGCTATCTGCGCGAGCAGCAGAAGGAGCGGGGCTCGTCCTCGTTCCGCCGGATGTGCAAGCAGGAGTACCTCAACTTCCTTCGCATCCGCGAATGGCAGGACATCTATACGCAGTTGCGCACGGTCGCGAAGCAGATGGGCATCCACCTCAACGAGGAGGACGCCCCGGACGACCGCATCCATCTCTCCCTCCTGGCCGGCCTGTTGTCGCACATCGGCATGAAGGACGTGAAGGACGCCTCAGGAGAGGGCGGCAGGAGCACGGGAAAGAACGAGTACCTGGGGGCGCGGAACGCCAAGTTCGCGATCTTCCCCGGTTCGGCCCTCTTCAAGAAGCCCCCGCGCTTCGTGATGTCGGCCGAGCTGGTCGAGACGTCCCGCCTCTGGGCCCGCGTCAACGCGAAGATCGAGCCCGAGTGGGTCGAGCCCCTCGCCGCGCACCTCCTCAAGCGCACGTACAGCGAGCCGCACTGGGAGAAGGACCAGGCCGCGGTGATGGCGTACGAGAAGGTCACGCTCTACGGCGTGCCGATCGTGGCGCAGCGGAAGGTCAACTACGGGCGGATCGACCCGGAGGTCAGCCGCGAGCTGTTCATCCGGAACGCGCTGGTCGAGGGCGACTGGCGGACCCACCACAAGTTCTTCTCGGACAACCGCCGTCTCCTCACCGAGGTCGAGGAACTGGAGCACCGGGCCCGGCGCCGGGACATCCTGGTCGACGACGAGACGCTGTTCGACTTCTACGACCAGCGGATCCCCGAACACGTCGTCTCCGGCGCCCACTTCGACTCCTGGTGGAAGCACAAGCGGCACGAGCAGCCCGACTTCCTCGACTTCGAGCGTGAGATGCTCATCAACGAGAAGGCGGGTGAGGTCAGCAAGGCCGACTACCCGGACTCGTGGCGGCAGGGGAACCTGAAGTTCCGGGTGACGTACCAGTTCGAGCCGGGCGCGGACGCCGACGGCGTGACCGTGCACGTCCCGCTGCAGGTCCTCAACCAGGTCACCGACGAGGGCTTCGACTGGCAGATCCCGGGGCTGCGCGAGGAACTGGTGACAGAGCTGATCCGGTCCCTGCCCAAGCCGATCCGCCGCAATTACGTGCCCGCGCCGAACTTCGCGAGAGCGTTCCTGGACCGGGCCGTCCCCCTCCAGGAACCTCTGACCACGACCATGACGCGCGAGCTGAGGCTCATGGTCGGGGTGCCCTTCGAGGCGGACGACTTCGACCTGTCCAAGGTCCCCGACCACTTGAAGATCACGTTCCGGATCGTCGACGAACGGCGCCGCAAACTGGCCGAGGACAAGGACCTGGAGGCGCTGAAGCTCAAGCTGCGCCCGAAGGCCCGCAAGGCCCTCTCCCAGGCGGCCGCGGCGACGGCCGAACGCTCCGGCGGCGAGTCCCTGGAGCGCTCGGGCCTGACCGACTGGACGATCGGCACGCTCACCCGCGTCTTCGAGACCCGCCGTGCCGGTCAGCCGGTGAAGGCGTATCCGGCGCTGGTCGACGACGGCGACACGGTCTCCGTGCGCCTCTTCGACACGGAGGCGGAGCAGGCGCGGGCCATGTGGAAGGGCACGCGGCGGCTGATCCTGCGCAACATCCCGGTCAACCCGGCGAAGTTCGCCTCGCAGAAGCTGACGAACGCGCAGAAGCTGGCGCTGTCCGCGAATCCGCACGGTTCCATCCAGGGCCTGTTCGACGACTGCGCGATGGCCGCGGCGGACAAGCTGATCGGCGACTTCGGCGGGCCGGCGTGGGACGAGGAGTCGTACCGGAAGCTGTACGACAAGGTGCGCGCCGAGATCGTCGACACGACCGTCCGCACGGTGGGGCAGGTGCAGCAGGTCCTGGCCGCCTGGCAGGCCTGTGAGCGCCGTCTGAAGGCCGTGCGCAGCCCCGCGCTGCTGGCGAACCTCCAGGACGTGCGGGCGCAGCTGGACGCGCTCGTGAAGCCGGGCTTCGTGACGGAGGCGGGGCTGCGGCGCATGCCGGACCTGATGCGCTACCTGGTGGCGGCCGACCGGCGTCTGCAGCAGATGCCGACGAACGTCCAGCGGGACACGACGCGGATGCAGAAGGTCCACGAGATGCAGGACGAGTACGCCTGGCTCCTGGAGCAGCTGCCGCAGGGCCGGCCGGTGCCGCCGTCGGTCCTGGACATCCGCTGGATGATCGAGGAGCTTCGGGTCAGCTACTTCGCCCACGCGCTGGGCACGGCGTACCCCGTCTCCGACAAGCGGATCGTGAAGGCGATCGACGCGGCGGCGCCGTAACGGCACCCGCACACAGGGTGAGTTCGACCAGGGCCCCACCCTCCTGTACAGTCTCTTTTCGCAGCGCACCGCAAGGATCGCACTGCGAAACCTGGTCCTGTGGAGCAGTTTGGAGTGCTCGCCACCCTGTCAAGGTGGAGGCCGCGGGTTCAAATCCCGTCAGGACCGCAGAGAAAGAGCCCGGATCTTCGGATCCGGGCTCTTCGCCGTCTGCGCCACCGCTCCGAGCAGACGAAGGCCGCGCCCGCGGCGGAGCCGCAATCGGATACAGCAAATCCCGTCAGGACCGCACAGAAAGAGCCCGGATCTTCGGGTCCGGGCTCTTTGCCGTCTGCGCCACCGCTCCGCCCGGATCCGAAGATCCGGGCTCTTTTGCATGCCCTGACCTCGGCGTAAGCCCCTTGGGCCCGCACACGCCGTCTTGACGGCCCCTCAATCCCTCGGTACCCCAGAACCAGGGCCGTTCCCCGTGCGGCCTTCAGGAGGTGGCGTATGGCGACAGCGACCAGGCACGAGACGCGGGCCCTGCTCCGCGCGCACCTGTCGGCCGCGTCGTCGTACCGGCATCTCACACGTCACTGCCCGATCTGCCATCACCTGTTGAAGCTGGCGATGGAGTCGGGGCCGGGTGCGCCTCAGGCCGTGACGCCGGCCCGGGAGGACGAGAGCCCGGCGCCCGCATGATCCACGAACGGTCTCAACACCCGCCGGAGCAGGGGCTGCTGGAGCCGGAGGCTCCTCTACCGCACCCGTGGCGGAGCTAACAAGCCGCTTGGTATGTGACGGGTGTCACCGCATGAGTTTTGGAAAGTACGGTACTTACACCCCACCTACAAAGGGTCAATTTAATATGTGCAATTGCACCCTGTCCGAGGTGCCGCACACAGCTGATCCGACACCCCTCCCCAGGCTCCTACAAGGCCGCTCACAGCAGGTGCGGCAGACCCACCCCGGGCGCACAAAAAAGATCGCGCTGGACCCGGCGGAGTCCAGCGCGATCTACGACGCACCCTGTTGTATGCCTGGAAAGCTCTGACTGGCTTGGGCGTGGGGCCTGTTGGGGCAGGATCCCGCGTCGCTTGGAGCTGTGGGTCCGGACGCCGCGGCCAGTTGGGGGACCAGCCGGTTTGCCCGGTTATTCAGTTGTTCAGGCCTCGCTGCGCTGCTGCGGGATGCCCGCGAGCAGAGCGCGGACCTCGGCCTCGCGGTAGCGCCGATGCCCGCCGAGCGTGCGGATCGACGTGAGCTTGCCGGCCTTCGCCCACCGCGTGACCGTCTTGGGGTCGACACGGAACATGGTGGCGACCTCAGCCGGGGTCAGCAGCGGCTCGGCATCAGGGGTGCGAGCGGTCATGAGCGGCCTCCTCGGGAGAACCGAACCTTCTCGGTTCTTTCCTCTAAATTCTGCACCTTGACCCGCGTTGCCCGAAATGGCGGACGCGAGTCGAGTCGGTTATAGGACGAACGGCTTGTCCTCGGCACTACAACTACACCATCTGTCCAGCCGCGTCGGCCAAACCGATGGAATTGCCCCTCCAGGTGTTCATCAGCGACGGAAGCCGATGGACCATGCCATAGCGGACAGTCACACCGCTGTGACGATCAGTCACAGGGCGATCAGGAAGTCACCAGACCCCCCAAAGCGTGCAATGCTGAGATTCCGCCCATAGTGCAGCACTACAGGACGGAAGGAGTCCTCCCCGGACTCCTTGTCCTATTTTGGCATGAGGAGGGGCAAGGGACGCAAGAGCCTCGTACGTGTAGTCCGTCACGCTTGGCCTACTTGAGAGGTCTGCCCGGATCGGGCCCTACGTCCCTTGTTGACGAAGCCTCAGGAGACGCACAGCCCGCTACAGGAACTCGGTGCGAGGACGAAACCCCAAATCGGGCGGTTCGTCAAACGTCAGTTCGTGACCGAATGCGAGCGTTCTGTACGGACATCAAGGTCAGACGTCAGTTGGCCGACCGAAGATTCCGTACGGAACGCCACCGCTCCACGAGCCGGGCGTACGCCTCCCCCGCACCGGCCCCGTCGCCCCTGCGCAGCGCGGCGATGCCCTCGGCCACGTCCGCCGCGGAGTGGTCGTCCTCCAGGGTCCCGGCCGGCACCACGTGCACCAGGCCGCCGTAGTCCAGCTCCACGAGCGAGCGCGGGTGGAACTCCTCCAGCCAGCGGCCGACGTCCATCAGGCCGTCGATCAGCGGCCCTTCGTTCATGGCCTCCCTCAGGGCCCGCAGGCCCCGGGCCACCCGCCGCCGGGCCTGGACCATGGGAGTGCGGTAGCGCAGCACGGGCGGGCTGTCGCCGGACGCGCCCTTGTCGTACTCGCGCTCCTCGTCGGAGACCAGCACGAACCAGTTGATCGGCACCTGCCAAGTGGCCGTACGGATCCACGGCCGGGCGTCCGGGTTGATCGTCAGCCACCGCTCGTAGTCCTGGGCGGCCTGACGCCGCAGCACGGGCGGCAGGACCGCGTCCATGACCGGCGGGGGGAGCTCCTCGGAGAGCTCGTCCAGAGCCAGCCAGCCGCGCAGCCGGGTACGCCAGGGGCAGACGCAGACGACTCCGTCCACGTCGAGGACGAAGGCGTCGTCGCTCTCGTGCACCGGCACCGGGACCGGCGGGGTGGGGGCCAAGTCGGCGAGGGCCCGGCGGAGTTCGTCCTGGTACGAAGGGCGGTCCGCGCGGCGGGCGTAGCGGGCCCACTGGCTGCGCTCCGGCTCGGGGAAGGCGGCCAGCGGTTCGTACACGCGCAGGTAGGTCGTGTAGGGGACGATCACCGAGGTCACCTTGGGCACGCCTGCTCCCTCCCCCGCGCACCGCCGTGAAAACCTGCGGAGGCCACTCACGATCGCGCGGGAAATCTATGCAAATCGTCGCACGCGTGTACTCCGGTCGGAGGTGATCCTGTGCACTGTGCGGCCGGCGGGGCCACCAGGCTCTAATCTCATGCTCAACAGTCCCCGCCACCCGCACGAGGGCTGGTCTCCACCCGCCGCACCTACTCAGGAGTCACCACAGTGACCGACGTAACCGGCGCACCTGCTGATGTACTGCACACCCTGTTCCACTCGGACCAGGGAGGACATGAGCAAGTCGTGCTCTGCCAGGACCGCGCGAGCGGCCTCAAGGCCGTCATCGCCCTCCACTCCACCGCCCTGGGCCCCGCGCTCGGCGGTACGCGCTTCTACCCGTACGCGACCGAGGCCGAGGCCGTCGCCGACGCGCTGAACCTCGCCCGCGGGATGTCGTACAAGAACGCCATGGCCGGTCTCGACCACGGCGGCGGCAAAGCCGTGATCATCGGCGACCCGGACGAGATCAAGAGCGAGGAGCTGCTCCTCGCCTACGGCCGCTTCGTCGCCTCCCTCGGCGGCCGCTACGTCACCGCCTGTGACGTCGGCACGTATGTCGCCGACATGGACGTCGTGGCCCGCGAGTGCCGCTGGACGACCGGCCGCTCGCCGGAGAACGGCGGCGCCGGGGACTCCTCCGTCCTCACCGCCTTCGGCGTCTACCAGGGCATGCGGGCCTCCGCGCAGCATCTGTGGGGCGACCCCTCGCTGCGTGGGAAGCGGGTCGGCATCGCCGGTGTCGGCAAGGTCGGCCACCACCTGGTGGAGCACCTGCGGGCCGAGGGCGCCGAGGTGCTCATCACCGACGTGCGCGAGGAGGCCGTGGGGCGGATCCTCGCGGCGCACCCGACGGGCGTGACGGCCGTCGCCGACACCGCGACCCTGATCCGCGCCGAGGGCCTCGACATCTACGCCCCGTGCGCGCTCGGCGGTGCCCTGAACGACGACACCGTGCCCGCGCTCACCGCCAAGGTGGTCTGCGGCGCCGCCAACAACCAGCTCGCCCACCCGGGCGTGGAGAAGGACCTCGCCGACCGCGGGATCCTCTACGCGCCGGACTACGTGGTAAACGCCGGCGGTGTCATCCAGGTCGCGGACGAGCTGCACGGCTTCGACTTCGACCGGTGCAAGGCGAAGGCGTCGAAGATCTTCGACACCACGCTGGCCATATTCGCACGTGCGAAGGAAGACGGTATTCCGCCGGCCGCCGCGGCCGACCGGATCGCCGAGCAGCGGATGCACGACGCGATCCTGGCCCACCGGGGGCGCTGACCCCGGGGCGGTGCGGGACTGATCCACGCAGTCTCGTACGTTTGGCCGGTACCCGCCGGTGGGCAGTTAGAGAGAACTCTCACTTCTACCGGCGGGTCGACCGCCGATAAGTGGTTAAAATCGCGGTTGACCAGCGAGGACGGGGCGCCTCGAAGGTCCTGGGCGCGGGCACGTCATGCGGGCGACGTACCGTATGGGCGCGGGCTCAGGTACCGTGGAAGCCCTACGGACCGGTCTCTCCGCGGAGAGTCCGTGCCGGACCATGAACGCGTGTCAAGACTCTGGGGCCGTCGAGCCCCGTCGTTGAGGGGGTCGAGCCATGGGGCGCGGCCGGGCCAAGGCCAAGCAGACGAAGGTCGCCCGCCAGCTGAAGTACAACAGCGGTGGGACTGACCTCTCACGCCTGGCCGAGGAGCTGGGTGCATCGCCTTCGAATCCGCAGCCGCCTAACGGCGAGCCGCTCGAAGACGATGATCAGGACGAGGACCTGTACGCACGGTACGCCGACCTCTATGAGGACGACGACGACGAGGACGACCAGTCCTCGCAGCATCGTCGCGGCGCTTGACCCTGCACTGAGCACTTGCCCGGTCGGTGACTTCGGTCACCGACCGGGTTCTGTGCTGCCCGCAGGGGCATGACCCCCGTGCCTCAGCTCGCGTAGTCACCGATCAGGGCGGCACCAGTGGTGTGCTCGCCCCGGTCCGTGATCTCTCCGGCCACCCAGGCGTCCACGCCTCGGTCGGCGAGGGTCGTCAGAGCCACGTCCACGGACTCCTGCGGCACGATCGCGATCATGCCGACGCCCATGTTCAGGGTCTTCTCGAGCTCCAGGCGCTCGACGCTGCCCGTGCGGCCGACGAGGTCGAAGATCGGGGCCGGCGTCCAGGTGGAGCGGTCGACGATCCCGTGCAGCTCGTCCGGGATCACCCGGGCGAGGTTGGCCGCGAGGCCGCCGCCGGTGATGTGGCTGAAGGCGTGCACCTCGGTGGTGCGCATCAGGGCCAGGCAGTCCAGCGAGTAGATCTTCGTGGGCTCCAGGAGCTCCTCGCCGAGGGTGCGGCCGAGCTCCTCGATGTGCGCGTCCAGGGCCAGGCCCGCCTGGTTCAGCAGGACGTGGCGGACGAGGGAGTACCCGTTCGAGTGAAGACCGGAGGACGCCATGGCGATCACCGCGTCACCCGTCCGGATGCGATCCGCGCCGAGCAGCCGGTCGGCCTCCACGACGCCCGTACCGGCGCCTGCGACGTCGAAGTCGTCCTCGCCCAGCAGGCCCGGGTGCTCGGCCGTCTCACCGCCGACCAGGGCGCAGCCGGCGAGTACACAGCCCTCGGCGATGCCCTTGACGATGGCGGCGACGCGCTCGGGGTGGACCTTGCCGACGCAGATGTAGTCGGTCATGAACAGGGGCTCGGCGCCGCAGACCACGATGTCGTCCATGACCATGGCGACCAGGTCGTGGCCGATGGAGTCGTAGACGCCGAGCTGGCGGGCGATGTCGACCTTGGTGCCGACACCGTCCGTGGCGGAGGCGAGCAGCGGCCGCTCGTAGTTCTTCAGGGCGGAGGCGTCGAAGAGGCCGGCGAAGCCGCCGAGGCCGCCGAGGACCTCGGGGCGCTGGGCCTTCTTCACCCACTCCTTCATCAGTTCGACGGCGCGGTCGCCGGCTTCGATGTCGACGCCCGCGGCTGCGTAGCTGGCACCGGTTGTGTCAGGCATGACGATAAGAACCTTTGTGTCGTACGGCAGGTGTTACGGGCCGTCTACGGGCGGCGGATCGCGTCGGCGGCGGCCGTGGCGGCCGGGCCGGCGGCCAGCTCCGTCTCCAGCAGCTGCTTGCCGAGCAGCTCGGGGTCCGGGAGCTCCATCGGGTACTCGCCGTCGAAGCAGGCGCGGCACAGGTTCGGCTTGGCGATGGTGGTCGCCTCGATCATGCCGTCGATGGAGATGTAGGCCAGGGAGTCGGCGCCCAGGGAGGTGCCGATCTCGTCGATCGTCATGCCGTTGGCGATGAGCTCGGCGCGGGTGGCGAAGTCGATGCCGAAGAAGCAGGGCCACTTCACGGGCGGCGAGGAGATCCGGATGTGGACCTCGGCCGCGCCCGCCTCGCGGAGCATGCGGACCAGGGCCCGCTGGGTGTTGCCGCGCACGATCGAGTCGTCGACGACGACCAGGCGCTTGCCCTTGATGACTTCCTTCAGCGGGTTCAGCTTCAGGCGGATGCCCAGCTGGCGGATGGTCTGCGAGGGCTGGATGAACGTCCGGCCGACGTACGCGTTCTTGACGAGGCCGGCGCCGAACGGGATGCCGGAGGCCTCCG
The Streptomyces tuirus genome window above contains:
- a CDS encoding DUF6274 family protein — encoded protein: MATATRHETRALLRAHLSAASSYRHLTRHCPICHHLLKLAMESGPGAPQAVTPAREDESPAPA
- a CDS encoding metallopeptidase family protein; translated protein: MLEMTREEFEELVAEALDRIPPELTRLMDNVAVFVEDEPPSDDPELLGLYEGTPLTDRGEWYAGVLPDRITVYRNPTLRMCESREDVVAETEITVVHEIAHHFGIDDARLHALGYG
- the hrpA gene encoding ATP-dependent RNA helicase HrpA — translated: MSTHPAPALGALAPRLTELSLRDAHRLGRRLEGARKIRKPEARAAVLAEIEAEVAKAEERMAGRRALVPEVTYPEQLPVSQKKDEIAAAIRDHQVVIVAGETGSGKTTQIPKICLELGRGVRGMIGHTQPRRIAARTVAERVAEELDTPLGEAVGWKVRFTDQVNQDATFVKLMTDGILLAEIQTDRELRAYDTIIIDEAHERSLNIDFLLGYLAQLLPKRPDLKVVITSATIDPERFSRHFGDAPIVEVSGRTYPVEVRYRPLLEEDGDDADRDQITAITDAVEELQAEGKGDILVFLSGEREIRDTADALTKKNYRFTEILPLYARLSHAEQHRVFQPHTGRRIVLATNVAETSLTVPGIKYVIDPGFARISRYSHRTKVQRLPIEPVSQASANQRKGRCGRTSDGVCIRLYSEEDFEARPEFTDAEILRTNLASVILQMTAAGLGDIEKFPFIDPPDHRNIRDGVQLLQELNALDPAQKDPRKRLTDTGRKLAQLPVDPRLARMVLEADKNGCVREVMVIAAALSIQDPRERPADKQAQADQQHARFKDETSDFLAYLNLWRYLREQQKERGSSSFRRMCKQEYLNFLRIREWQDIYTQLRTVAKQMGIHLNEEDAPDDRIHLSLLAGLLSHIGMKDVKDASGEGGRSTGKNEYLGARNAKFAIFPGSALFKKPPRFVMSAELVETSRLWARVNAKIEPEWVEPLAAHLLKRTYSEPHWEKDQAAVMAYEKVTLYGVPIVAQRKVNYGRIDPEVSRELFIRNALVEGDWRTHHKFFSDNRRLLTEVEELEHRARRRDILVDDETLFDFYDQRIPEHVVSGAHFDSWWKHKRHEQPDFLDFEREMLINEKAGEVSKADYPDSWRQGNLKFRVTYQFEPGADADGVTVHVPLQVLNQVTDEGFDWQIPGLREELVTELIRSLPKPIRRNYVPAPNFARAFLDRAVPLQEPLTTTMTRELRLMVGVPFEADDFDLSKVPDHLKITFRIVDERRRKLAEDKDLEALKLKLRPKARKALSQAAAATAERSGGESLERSGLTDWTIGTLTRVFETRRAGQPVKAYPALVDDGDTVSVRLFDTEAEQARAMWKGTRRLILRNIPVNPAKFASQKLTNAQKLALSANPHGSIQGLFDDCAMAAADKLIGDFGGPAWDEESYRKLYDKVRAEIVDTTVRTVGQVQQVLAAWQACERRLKAVRSPALLANLQDVRAQLDALVKPGFVTEAGLRRMPDLMRYLVAADRRLQQMPTNVQRDTTRMQKVHEMQDEYAWLLEQLPQGRPVPPSVLDIRWMIEELRVSYFAHALGTAYPVSDKRIVKAIDAAAP
- a CDS encoding metallophosphoesterase family protein gives rise to the protein MARVPAAVLSVLNPIRKAPSALARRYRSRQAPTTIELVTQPHPWTRAVGLVAVVFLGAWLGLLVVGNVRVPVGPMNTTMTLRPSFTGGTKINISPLGALQLDSHIAPVRLDVNVDQLDPDRSQALVDHPERLSGLQDEVTEDVGRGTLDLAVRSGVAVVAGASALGLAVYRRPRRALAAGGLALALLAASGGTAYATWRPDSVLEPKFSGLLTSAPSLVGNARSIVTEFDVYQKELARLVTNVTKLYDATSTLPAYAPDPSTIRVLHVSDIHLNPASWKIIASLVEQYRVDVIVDSGDTMDHGTAAENGFLDPIEDLGAPYVWVRGNHDSMITQRYMEDLKNVHVLDDGKAQTIKGLRFAGIGDPQFTPDRSQRTGAEQTQELAGARLATALRDQSAAGTPVDVAVAHEPSAAREVDGEVPLVLAGHLHHDEMEELPYGTRLRIEGSTGGSGLRAIEGKHPDPIEASILYFDRDTRHLQAWDEIELGGLGLTTAEVSRHLPKENQPGASPSPGTPSEGTSSPSP